A stretch of the uncultured Desulfobacter sp. genome encodes the following:
- a CDS encoding phosphopantetheine-binding protein → MLEKELLTTIVELCNVQEDIPDDFPMDAPLVGPDSLLGLDSLDAVEIVVMVQDLYDVRIDTQDQAREILATIQSLADYIREKNGAD, encoded by the coding sequence ATGCTGGAAAAAGAGCTGTTAACAACCATTGTTGAACTATGTAATGTGCAGGAAGATATACCGGATGATTTTCCGATGGACGCCCCCCTGGTGGGACCGGATTCACTGCTTGGGCTGGATTCCCTGGACGCCGTTGAAATTGTTGTCATGGTCCAGGATCTCTATGATGTCCGCATCGACACCCAGGACCAGGCACGTGAAATTTTAGCAACGATTCAATCACTTGCCGATTATATCCGGGAAAAGAACGGTGCCGATTAA
- a CDS encoding ABC transporter ATP-binding protein has product MPADDPQSVLKVSHLGKRYPGSGKDVLADLNLRVEKGEIFGLLGPNGAGKTTTISILSTLIKPSRGSVQICGVDALIHPLKVRPLISLIPQEIALFSKLTGRENMVYFGTLFGLNKTALALKITEILGLFDLDEFADQLISKCSGGIQRRFNIACGILHDPALIFLDEPTVGMDVHSRNALLDRIQQLSLKGSTLIYTTHYMEEAEKICSRVLIMDKGVCLAQGRTDDLISGIGKCRNLNELFLKATGKKDSY; this is encoded by the coding sequence TTGCCGGCTGATGATCCTCAATCTGTTCTTAAGGTCAGTCACTTGGGGAAACGCTATCCGGGCAGTGGGAAAGATGTCCTGGCCGACTTGAATTTACGGGTTGAAAAAGGCGAAATTTTCGGATTATTAGGACCCAACGGTGCGGGCAAAACCACAACCATCTCCATTTTATCCACCCTGATAAAACCCAGCCGGGGCAGTGTGCAAATCTGCGGTGTGGACGCCTTGATACATCCACTTAAGGTCAGGCCCCTTATCAGTTTGATCCCCCAGGAAATCGCCTTGTTTTCAAAGCTTACCGGGCGGGAAAATATGGTTTATTTCGGTACGTTATTTGGGCTTAACAAAACGGCGTTGGCATTAAAAATTACAGAAATCTTGGGCCTATTTGATCTGGATGAGTTTGCCGATCAGCTTATCTCAAAATGTTCCGGCGGCATTCAACGCCGGTTTAATATTGCCTGCGGAATTTTGCATGATCCGGCACTGATATTTCTGGATGAGCCCACCGTGGGCATGGATGTTCATTCCCGCAACGCATTGCTTGACCGGATTCAGCAGTTAAGTCTTAAGGGCAGCACCCTGATCTATACGACCCATTACATGGAAGAGGCTGAAAAAATATGTTCACGGGTTTTGATCATGGATAAAGGCGTTTGTCTTGCCCAGGGGCGAACCGATGATCTGATCAGCGGCATCGGCAAATGCCGTAATCTCAACGAGCTGTTTTTAAAGGCCACAGGGAAAAAAGATAGTTATTAA
- a CDS encoding isoprenylcysteine carboxylmethyltransferase family protein, with translation MNFILFILISLILVWVSRHTLRNYRSHGFYRFFAFEGIAAILALNEPRWFDNPFSIRQLLSWALLICSIGFVLYAVNLLRNFGGYRQRDDMPENFNFENTAHLVDTGLYRFIRHPMYTSLLFLNWGAFLKHITLVTTAISVITTLFLVATARIEEKENQLVFGKAYTEYCSKSKMFIPFLF, from the coding sequence ATGAATTTTATTCTTTTTATTTTAATAAGCCTGATACTGGTGTGGGTTTCCCGGCACACGCTGAGAAATTACCGCAGTCACGGCTTTTACCGCTTTTTTGCCTTTGAAGGCATTGCCGCAATCCTCGCACTGAATGAACCCCGTTGGTTTGACAATCCCTTTTCAATACGGCAGTTGCTGTCCTGGGCACTGCTGATCTGTTCCATCGGTTTTGTCCTGTACGCAGTGAACCTGCTTCGCAATTTTGGGGGATACAGACAGCGTGATGACATGCCTGAAAACTTTAATTTTGAAAATACGGCGCATCTGGTTGATACGGGCCTATACCGATTCATTCGCCATCCCATGTACACCTCGTTACTGTTTTTAAACTGGGGCGCGTTTTTAAAGCACATCACCCTGGTCACCACAGCAATTAGTGTGATAACAACATTGTTCCTTGTAGCCACCGCCAGGATAGAAGAAAAGGAAAACCAGTTAGTTTTCGGCAAGGCCTACACTGAGTATTGCAGCAAATCCAAGATGTTCATCCCATTTTTATTTTAA
- a CDS encoding ABC transporter permease: MGLLAATLKKELLLLIRDRMGLVLLFVMPAVLVTIICLVQAKVLNPITHVLVLDNDKNEIGKIIFKGLKDSDNIIAVKGEEVGCNTETVAKALVNKGAYQFSVVIPEGCTDFAFDQARLFALGKKGAAGTNSKQITLYFDPSVQGGFRAAVLSAVSKVLLCLEYEIKLRQAVFPTDRRPDATPPAPWFDIKEAWATEFGFIKMPTSVQQNVPAWALFGIFFICVPLAGSMIQERENKTLDRLKTMPVPGFILILGKIVAYICVCLIQFFFVFLIGTFVFPLLGLPAFVVNGPWIAVLIIIAACAVAAANYGIMLGQLAGSYEQALVIGPTTIVIAAALGGIIVPVYLMPGPMQLISNLSPLAWALDAFYDILLRGKQIKAVLPEAGCLVLFGMAASGISHLSFKYKK, encoded by the coding sequence ATGGGACTTTTAGCCGCCACATTAAAAAAGGAACTGCTTTTACTCATCCGGGACCGCATGGGCCTGGTGCTGTTGTTTGTCATGCCGGCCGTACTGGTGACCATTATCTGTCTTGTGCAGGCAAAAGTACTGAATCCGATTACCCATGTTTTGGTTCTTGATAACGATAAAAATGAGATCGGAAAGATTATTTTTAAGGGCTTAAAGGACTCGGACAATATCATTGCCGTGAAGGGTGAAGAGGTCGGATGCAACACCGAGACCGTGGCAAAAGCCTTGGTGAATAAAGGGGCGTACCAGTTCAGTGTTGTGATCCCCGAAGGCTGTACGGACTTTGCCTTTGATCAAGCCCGGCTGTTTGCCCTTGGAAAAAAAGGTGCCGCTGGTACCAACAGCAAACAGATTACCTTATATTTTGACCCTTCGGTCCAGGGAGGCTTTCGGGCTGCGGTGTTAAGTGCTGTCTCAAAGGTGCTTTTATGCCTGGAGTATGAGATTAAGCTCAGGCAAGCTGTTTTCCCCACAGACAGGCGGCCGGATGCAACACCGCCTGCCCCATGGTTTGATATTAAAGAGGCCTGGGCAACGGAATTCGGATTCATAAAAATGCCCACATCGGTTCAGCAGAATGTGCCGGCCTGGGCCTTGTTCGGTATTTTTTTTATCTGCGTGCCCCTTGCCGGAAGCATGATTCAGGAGCGTGAAAATAAAACCCTTGACCGGTTGAAAACCATGCCCGTCCCTGGATTTATTTTGATTTTGGGAAAGATTGTTGCCTACATCTGTGTCTGCCTGATTCAGTTTTTCTTTGTTTTTTTGATCGGTACGTTTGTTTTTCCCCTTTTGGGTCTGCCTGCCTTTGTCGTAAACGGCCCATGGATTGCCGTACTGATTATCATTGCCGCATGTGCGGTGGCCGCTGCAAACTACGGCATTATGCTTGGGCAACTTGCAGGCTCCTATGAGCAGGCCCTGGTTATTGGCCCCACAACTATTGTGATTGCCGCAGCTCTTGGCGGCATCATCGTCCCTGTTTATCTGATGCCCGGCCCCATGCAGCTGATCAGTAATTTGTCTCCCCTGGCATGGGCCCTTGACGCATTCTACGATATCCTTTTGCGGGGAAAACAGATCAAAGCTGTTTTGCCTGAAGCAGGTTGTCTGGTACTGTTTGGTATGGCTGCTTCGGGGATATCTCATCTCTCTTTTAAATACAAAAAATAA
- a CDS encoding beta-ketoacyl-[acyl-carrier-protein] synthase family protein, with the protein MTSGAYIAAMGIVSALGSGINSTYHALKRGESGLISVDFFQLNRPNFPKVGSVPGTIKDNVPRTHALARIAAGQIMAQCSIVPDAVVLGATTGGMLTCESLLKAKATDPNLFRYHGLGTVAEDIAALMGCTGPAITVSTACSSGNSALTIALEMIRSGQAQTVLAGGADALCRMTCFGFQSLQVVDPEGARPFDEKRAGMSVAEGAGLMLLVAQKPESPIAELSGGGLSCDAYHASSPHPQGDGAFDAMKKAMNDAGITPEQIDYINLHGTGTEANDKAEAMAVNRLFNKNQPAASSVKGATGHPMAAAGAIEAIISAIAVSKGIIPGNTGFSTPDPELNFIPVAPPIQRSVHRVLSNTFGFGGNNASIVISETATNTSATCARNIKKRQKSQMGPLSVLSYACVTGAGTTAESLDAFYKGKSLAGMITDKTLTDLLSLKKVRRMKRFSRLMLALAVLAGKEEPADITPASIIGGTGWGSLSETWDFLSRLFAGNEKSSSPIDFVGSVHNAALGHVAMELGAKGANITTTGGDASFEQALWTAGILGKKEHAPIMVMGGDEHHAELSFRFDMSVTHEETPADGGGALVLTPGTIPGKITLTPRQFIKNNDRLNPKDTLAALIRELPDFNDRYGAVMAGIPRACTVRGTALIEAFSNADSSSIPILDYRQLTGQFATAPAVATVLAVDAVKNNKLPDPASPGNCIELQGKGILLLGFGRYLTAVEVMPG; encoded by the coding sequence ATGACATCTGGTGCTTACATTGCTGCCATGGGAATCGTGTCTGCCTTAGGGTCAGGGATTAACAGCACGTATCACGCCCTTAAACGCGGAGAATCCGGTCTGATTTCCGTGGATTTTTTTCAACTCAACCGGCCCAATTTTCCCAAGGTGGGCAGCGTGCCGGGCACGATTAAAGACAATGTCCCCCGAACACACGCGCTTGCACGGATCGCTGCCGGACAGATCATGGCCCAATGCAGTATAGTCCCGGATGCCGTTGTGTTAGGTGCCACCACCGGGGGGATGCTGACCTGCGAATCCCTGCTTAAAGCCAAAGCAACGGATCCAAATCTTTTCAGATACCACGGCCTGGGTACTGTAGCAGAGGACATTGCAGCGTTGATGGGCTGTACAGGCCCGGCCATCACCGTATCCACCGCCTGCTCTTCGGGAAATTCGGCCCTGACCATCGCTTTGGAGATGATTCGTTCGGGCCAGGCCCAAACCGTCCTGGCCGGAGGAGCTGATGCCTTGTGCCGAATGACCTGCTTTGGATTTCAGTCCCTTCAGGTGGTTGATCCGGAAGGCGCCCGACCGTTTGACGAAAAAAGGGCCGGCATGAGTGTTGCTGAAGGGGCAGGTCTAATGCTCCTTGTTGCCCAAAAACCTGAAAGCCCCATTGCAGAACTGTCCGGCGGCGGCTTGTCCTGCGATGCATACCACGCCTCATCTCCACACCCGCAAGGAGACGGTGCTTTTGATGCCATGAAAAAAGCCATGAATGACGCCGGCATCACCCCTGAACAGATAGATTACATCAATCTTCACGGCACAGGCACCGAGGCCAATGACAAGGCTGAGGCCATGGCTGTGAACCGGCTTTTTAACAAAAACCAACCTGCGGCATCATCGGTTAAAGGGGCCACAGGCCATCCTATGGCCGCTGCTGGGGCTATAGAGGCGATCATCAGCGCCATTGCCGTATCCAAAGGGATCATTCCCGGCAATACCGGATTCAGTACCCCGGACCCTGAACTGAATTTTATACCGGTAGCCCCCCCCATACAAAGGTCCGTTCACAGGGTATTATCGAACACATTTGGATTTGGCGGAAACAATGCATCCATTGTAATATCAGAAACAGCCACCAATACATCGGCGACCTGCGCCCGGAACATAAAAAAGAGGCAAAAGTCCCAAATGGGTCCTTTGTCAGTTCTAAGTTACGCCTGTGTGACAGGGGCGGGGACGACCGCTGAAAGTCTGGATGCATTTTACAAGGGGAAGTCCCTGGCAGGCATGATCACGGACAAAACCCTGACAGACCTGCTCTCTTTGAAGAAAGTGCGGCGGATGAAACGATTTTCCCGCCTGATGTTGGCCCTGGCGGTCCTGGCCGGCAAAGAGGAGCCCGCCGACATAACGCCTGCATCCATTATCGGCGGCACCGGCTGGGGATCACTGTCGGAAACCTGGGACTTTCTTTCACGGCTTTTTGCAGGCAATGAGAAATCCTCCAGCCCCATTGATTTTGTGGGATCGGTCCACAACGCCGCCCTGGGTCATGTGGCCATGGAACTGGGTGCAAAAGGCGCGAACATCACCACCACAGGCGGAGATGCCTCCTTTGAGCAGGCCCTGTGGACGGCCGGAATTTTAGGTAAAAAGGAGCATGCCCCCATCATGGTCATGGGCGGAGATGAACACCATGCAGAGCTGTCCTTCAGGTTTGATATGTCCGTGACCCACGAAGAGACACCAGCGGACGGCGGCGGTGCTCTGGTGCTGACGCCCGGGACAATTCCCGGGAAAATTACTCTGACCCCCCGACAGTTTATAAAAAATAACGACCGCCTTAATCCCAAGGATACCCTGGCAGCGCTTATCCGGGAGCTGCCGGATTTCAATGACAGGTATGGGGCTGTCATGGCCGGTATTCCAAGAGCTTGTACCGTCCGGGGGACTGCCCTGATTGAGGCCTTTTCCAACGCAGATTCATCATCTATACCCATCCTGGATTACCGCCAGCTGACCGGACAGTTTGCCACGGCCCCGGCGGTTGCAACCGTGCTTGCCGTGGATGCGGTAAAAAATAACAAACTGCCGGACCCGGCTTCTCCGGGAAATTGTATAGAGCTCCAAGGCAAGGGGATCCTTCTTTTAGGCTTTGGGCGGTATCTTACTGCCGTAGAGGTAATGCCGGGATGA
- a CDS encoding BtrH N-terminal domain-containing protein: MRIDFKHTQSAHCECGVTANLINHAVKDSEQQLSEALAFGIGQGIFFGYLPFIKVNELPLTTFRCPVGKIFKSVTRALGIGVKWQKFSSVPKAMDALDRALDQGHPVGCRTGGYWLPYFPPALRFHFNMHNIVVIGKEGDNYIISDPVFPSLVECSSKDLALARFAKGALAPKGSMYRITRVPETIDLKPALFTGIKGAAKSMVKTPVPFLGTRGIRFLGKCVENWPRKFGNEHTVLLLGQLIRMQEEIGTGGGGFRFMYSAFLQQAARLLDDPRLTTMAEQMTASGDLWRRFAVKAARHCKGRATRDDSVQAMREVLNSCADIETRTFKELLSIAG; the protein is encoded by the coding sequence ATGAGAATTGATTTTAAACATACCCAGTCCGCCCATTGTGAGTGCGGGGTTACTGCAAACCTGATCAACCATGCCGTAAAAGACAGTGAACAACAACTTTCAGAGGCCCTGGCATTCGGCATTGGCCAGGGCATCTTTTTTGGGTACCTGCCGTTTATCAAGGTCAATGAACTGCCGTTGACAACCTTTCGGTGCCCGGTGGGCAAAATATTTAAAAGTGTGACCCGCGCTTTGGGCATTGGGGTCAAATGGCAAAAGTTTTCAAGTGTGCCCAAAGCCATGGATGCCCTGGACAGAGCACTTGACCAGGGGCACCCTGTGGGATGCCGGACCGGCGGATACTGGTTGCCGTATTTTCCCCCGGCCTTGAGATTTCATTTTAATATGCACAATATCGTGGTGATCGGCAAAGAGGGGGATAATTATATCATCAGTGATCCGGTTTTTCCTTCCCTCGTAGAGTGTTCGTCTAAGGACCTGGCCCTGGCCCGGTTTGCAAAGGGGGCTCTTGCCCCCAAAGGGAGTATGTACCGCATCACCCGGGTTCCTGAAACAATTGATTTAAAGCCCGCCCTGTTTACAGGGATCAAGGGTGCGGCAAAAAGTATGGTAAAAACGCCTGTGCCGTTTTTGGGCACCCGGGGTATTCGTTTCTTAGGAAAGTGTGTTGAAAATTGGCCCAGAAAATTCGGCAATGAACACACCGTACTCCTTTTGGGACAGCTCATACGGATGCAAGAAGAGATTGGCACAGGCGGCGGCGGTTTTCGTTTTATGTATTCGGCATTCCTCCAGCAGGCCGCTCGGCTTTTGGATGATCCGCGGTTGACCACCATGGCTGAACAGATGACGGCTTCCGGAGATCTGTGGCGCAGATTTGCCGTCAAGGCCGCAAGGCATTGCAAGGGCAGGGCGACCCGGGATGACTCGGTACAGGCCATGCGTGAGGTTCTCAATAGCTGCGCAGATATAGAAACCCGCACCTTTAAGGAACTTTTGTCCATTGCCGGCTGA